In Thunnus thynnus chromosome 4, fThuThy2.1, whole genome shotgun sequence, a genomic segment contains:
- the LOC137180807 gene encoding heat shock protein beta-7-like, translated as MEKGRSIISEAPGSVPQQSTREQKFTGHSDPTGKIQVIGDIFQFTVDVSEFPPEDVIITSSNNLIEVHAEKLGEDGIVTNTFSHQCKLPADVDPESVKMTVESCGVLTVRAHRM; from the exons ATGGAGAAAGGTCGAAGTATTATCTCTGAGGCTCCAGGATCGGTGCCTCAGCAGAGCACTAGAGAGCAAAAATTTACAG GCCATTCGGATCCTACGGGGAAGATCCAGGTCATTGGAGACATTTTCCAGTTCACGGTTGATGTGAGTGAATTTCCTCCAGAAGATGTTATCATCACATCTTCCAACAACCTGATAGAGGTGCATGCTGAGAAG CTAGGAGAAGATGGCATCGTCACAAACACTTTTTCCCACCAATGCAAACTTCCAGCAGATGTGGACCCCGAATCTGTCAAAATGACCGTGGAGAGCTGTGGGGTCCTTACTGTCAGAGCTCACAGG ATGTAA
- the cplane2 gene encoding ciliogenesis and planar polarity effector 2 translates to MTQVPPPGSIVAADWHRCKDSKEYFSKILRKKRRKNFGLLESPVMPPHVAVDTVHYKIFISGKSGVGKTALAARLAGLNIPNMHYETTGIETTVVYWPVKLRESGRVLFFRLQLWDCGENALRRFDHLLPSCKEQVDAVLFLFSFTDRTSFDDLSNQIVKWTEPSVGRVVKLVVGTKFDLFMHCDVTERDVRDFQETWSLPVLRTGGEVSDGLGDVAPILNCLAENLWHQDCVTAGSASHHSQQETGTLL, encoded by the exons ATGACCCAAGTGCCTCCTCCCGGTTCAATCGTAGCAGCGGACTGGCATCGATGTAAAGACAGTAAAGAGTATTTCAGCAAAATCCTTCGCAAGAAGAGACGCAAGAACTTCG gCCTGTTGGAGTCTCCAGTGATGCCCCCACATGTAGCAGTGGACACAGTTCACTATAAGATCTTCATCTCAGGCAAGAGTGGAGTCGGGAAAACGGCTCTTGCTGCACGTCTTGCAGGCCTGAATATTCCTAACATGCACTATGAAACCACAG GTATTGAGACGACAGTGGTGTATTGGCCTGTGAAGCTGAGAGAAAGCGGCAGAGTGCTTTTCTTCCGTCTGCAGCTGTGGGACTGTGGAGAAAACGCCTTACGGAGATTTGACCATTTACTTCcg TCCTGTAAGGAGCAGGTGGACGCCgttctcttcctgttttcctTCACTGACAGGACATCTTTTGATGATCTGTCAAATCAAATTGTGAAGTGGACTGAGCCATCTGTGGGCCGAGTTGTGAAATTGGTGGTTGGCACTAA atttgACCTTTTCATGCACTGtgatgtgacagagagagatgtgagaGACTTCCAGGAGACATGGAGCTTACCGGTGCTGCGTACGGGTGGGGAGGTCAGTGACGGCCTGGGTGACGTAGCCCCGATACTCAACTGCCTGGCAGAGAACCTGTGGCATCAGGACTGtgtcacagctggatcagccaGCCACCACTCACAGCAGGAGACAGGGACTCTACTTTGA
- the si:ch73-15b2.5 gene encoding rho guanine nucleotide exchange factor 19: protein MAQFDCRDESDHCLSRSVVTNLHIDNSDPVNYLISQTMKTTEQPPSGFPPLESSSAEEAGSPDESNDCLNQPEDCSPPIDISSALRSVALMGTWDFGKMHSTVSKLFSEEVLEEDDSTLSPLDDQDTSTEEEDDPAKEKALSISFHSKYIHIFPLYQDYCLQAVKDDLHSFSKCSVSELITPQYLQGLQSRLSLLCRSEAPSPQQSLQEATPSSRHLIKVTPCTLWQDLDEVKAAGLLSSLTTREIRLQESMFELIGSEASYLRSLGVAVDHFFVSKPLKQTLSQMEHHILFSNIRRVKAASEKFLMDLEIRLGESVVISQVGDIVLQHCPAFRTLYVPYVTNMMYQEALINQLLQQNRDFLFSLKKLESDSVCQRQRLKSFLVLPFQRITRIKLILESILKLTKPDSDSVSNLEKAIEAIHEIVSECDKGVKKMKQIEELVCLEMLLDFGKMKSVPLVVSGRFLVHQGPMKQLTVENTYNSRTSFIGVYLHLFNDLLIISSKKDQRFIVEDHAEFPTHVHVEHLKTEVLGLPPDSFLLHLSQSQTGQPTAMILVTHTRSDKETWMKVLSSKQ from the exons ATGGCTCAATTTGACTGCAGAGATGAAAGTGATCACTGCTTGAGCAGGAGCGTTGTCACCAATCTGCACATTGATAATAGTGATCCAGTGAACTATTTGATCTCACAAACCATGAAGACAACAGAGCAGCCTCCTTCAGGGTTTCCTCCTCTGGAAAGCAGCAGTGCAGAGGAGGCTGGAAGTCCTGATGAGAGCAATGACTGTCTGAACCAGCCTGAGGATTGCAG TCCTCCTATAGACATATCTTCAGCCCTCAGGTCAGTTGCGTTAATGGGCACGTGGGATTTTGGAAAAATGCACTCAACAGTGTCAAAGCTGTTCTCAGAGGAAGTTCTTGAGGAAGACGACTCAACTTTGTCCCCATTAGATGATCAGGATACAAGCACAGAAGA GGAAGATGATCCAGCTAAAGAGAAAGCACTGAGTATATCATTCCACTCCAAGTACATTCATATTT TCCCACTGTATCAAGACTACTGTCTGCAGGCGGTGAAAGATGATCTGCACAGCTTTAGCAAGTGTTCTGTGTCTGAACTGATAACCCCCCAGTACCTGCAGGGCCTGCAGTCCCGTCTTAGCCTTCTTTGCCGTTCAGAGGCTCCATCTCCTCAACAGAGTCTCCAAGAAGCGACTCCATCCTCTCGTCACCTTATTAAGGTGACCCCATGTACTCTCTGGCAAGATCTAGATGAGGTGAAGGCAGCGGGCCTGCTAAGCAGCTTGACTACCAGAGAGATCCGCCTTCAGGAG TCGATGTTTGAGTTGATCGGCTCTGAAGCATCTTACTTGAGGAGTCTCGGAGTCGCTGTTGATCATTTCTTTGTGTCAAAGCCACTGAAGCAGACTCTGTCTCAAATGGAGCATCACATTTTGTTCTCCAACATTCGTCGTGTGAAGGCAGCCAGTGAGAA GTTTCTTATGGATCTGGAAATTCGACTGGGGGAGAGTGTTGTAATATCTCAGGTTGGAGACATTGTGCTCCAGCACTGCCCAGCGTTTCGCACTCTCTATGTGCCGTATGTGACTAACATGATGTACCAGGAGGCCCTTATCAACCAGCTGCT GCAGCAGAACAGAGACTTTCTGTTTTCACTCAAGAAGCTCGAGAGTGACTCAGTGTGTCAAAGACAGAGGCTCAAGTCATTCCTTGTCCTCCCCTTCCAGAGAATTACTCGTATTAAACTCATCCTGGAG agcaTCCTCAAACTGACTAAACCAGACTCTGACTCAGTTTCAAATCTTGAAAAGGCAATAGAAGCCATTCATGAG ATAGTGTCCGAGTGTGACAAGGGggtcaaaaaaatgaaacaaatagaGGAGCTGGTCTGCCTGGAAATGCTTCTGGACTTTGGCAAAATGAAG TCGGTCCCCCTGGTGGTAAGTGGGCGTTTTCTGGTGCACCAGGGTCCCATGAAACAGCTGACTGTGGAGAACACTTACAACTCAAGAACGTCATTCATCGGCGTCTACCTTCACCTCTTCAACGACCTTCTGATCATCTCCTCGAAAAA GGATCAGCGGTTCATAGTAGAGGATCATGCTGAATTCCCCACACATGTGCACGTTGAGCATCTGAAGACTGAAGTCCTGGGTTTACCTCCAGACTCCTTCCTGCTACATCTCTCTCAAAGTCAAACTGGACAACCGACCGCCATGATACTTGTTACACACACAAG GTCAGATAAAGAGACCTGGATGAAGGTGCTGTCATCTAAACAATGA
- the ddi2 gene encoding protein DDI1 homolog 2 isoform X1, translating into MLVTVFCAPRDRPETTFALDVSPELELRDFVALCELESGIPAGEIQITYVEQPLKDPTRALGTYGVKDGDVVVLRQADRRPPPTQPAFPGLPHIDFRSITVPGTSSSTSQRGAIRPQQPAPQPAPQMTPPQRAAQPSTPTAFRGSSPQGLDDPALLQQMLLSNPHELSLLKERNPPLAEALLSGDLERFTKVLLEQQQDRAKREQERIRLLTADPFDLEAQAKIEEDIRQHNVEENMTIAMEEAPESFGQVVMLYINCKVNGHPVKAFVDSGAQMTIMSQACAERCNIMRLVDRRWAGIAKGVGTQKIIGRVHLAQVQIEGDFLPCSFSILEDQPMDMLLGLDMLKRHQCSIDLKKSVLLIGTTGTETRFLSEAELPECARLAYGAEGREDARPDEIADRELAEALQRSIQESDTADGQTTSPQPPPFTLPRTLDQMSSSTSPSQSPSSGQPQNPTLDRSQSAPAAMEQASASGQRQDQPGFQEPPVSSSPADDAGSTPHQVHPHPLPDHSISEVPPAPGPSTDALPTCTPPADVTASGSPDLQYPEGGTLSRATEGDAESDEAVNSSMLPHPEELSPIQPMEQEATESDTADATEDGVSAPSQSDSVEMESPTASQGLVSSERDQPEGERCSSSDSIPSLAAALMELHELLVSNNCQSQNRSTSCSPSHPFRQDTDEVAPEPRTPTPEITQPTPSTAITAGVEPSDAKANHAAAVSDEEPSKCLAPELSGQDEHLGGDTAQTVEGQGPPQCPDGSGERRADQCGQDEASNISISQPEPEVPPDPAGDLEIREPPEGQQGRGVADGRASGTNTPDTLGLQTEHTFLSPLSMAVGSPEEVSSTSSPSAPQAPQPTSPALLLPSPHPFTEQFPAEHIQRIQAAGFSAREAAEALEQAHGVVELALLALLARSITVPT; encoded by the exons ATCACATATGTAGAACAGCCCCTAAAAGACCCCACTCGTGCCTTGGGGACCTATGGTGTAAAGGATGGGGATGTGGTGGTTCTCAGGCAAGCAGACAGAAGGCCACCGCCGACTCAGCCAGCCTTCCCAG GTCTGCCCCATATTGACTTTCGTTCCATCACAGTTCCGGGCACCTCTTCTTCAACCAGTCAACGTGGTGCCATAAGGCCGCAGCAACCGGCCCCACAGCCAGCGCCGCAGATGACGCCTCCACAGCGTGCTGCACAACCCTCCACGCCAACAGCCTTTCGCGGCTCCTCTCCTCAGGGGCTGGATGACCCTGCCTTACTTCAGCAGATGCTGTTATCCAATCCACACGAGCTGTCACTCCTCAAGGAGCGAAACCCGCCACTCGCTGAGGCCCTGCTGAGCGGAGACTTAG AACGTTTCACCAAAGTGCTGCTGGAGCAACAGCAGGATCGAGCCAAGAGGGAGCAGGAGAGAATCAGACTTCTGACTGCTGATCCTTTTGATTTGGAAGCGCAAGCAAAGATTGAGGAGGACATCAG GCAGCACAATGTGGAAGAAAATATGACCATTGCAATGGAGGAGGCTCCAGAAAGCTTTGGACAGGTGGTTATGCTCTACATTAACTGCAAAGTCAATGGGCACCCCGTGAAAGCTTTTGTTGACTCAG GAGCCCAGATGACCATCATGAGCCAAGCGTGCGCCGAACGCTGTAACATCATGCGCCTGGTGGACCGACGCTGGGCAGGGATCGCCAAGGGAGTGGGCACCCAGAAGATCATTGGCAGAGTTCATTTGG CTCAGGTCCAGATAGAGGGGGACTTTCTACCTTGCTCTTTCTCCATCTTGGAGGACCAGCCGATGGACATGCTGCTTGGCCTGGATATGCTGAAGAGACACCAG TGTTCGATCGACCTGAAGAAGAGCGTGCTTCTAATAGGCACTACAGGCACTGAAACTCGCTTCCTGTCTGAGGCAGAGCTGCCAGAGTGTGCTCGACTGGCATACGGGGCAGAGGGGCGTGAAGACGCCCGTCCAGACGAGATAGCTGACAGAGAACTGGCAGAGGCGCTTCAGAGGTCCATACAGGAAAGCG ACACTGCAGATGGACAAACTACCTCACCGCAGCCCCCACCATTTACATTACCCAGAACCTTAGACCAAATGTCCTCATCCACCTCCCCTTCCCAAAGTCCTTCCTCTGGCCAGCCCCAGAACCCGACCCTGGATCGCTCTCAGTCTGCCCCAGCCGCCATGGAGCAGGCCTCAGCATCAGGGCAGCGCCAGGACCAACCTGGCTTCCAGGAGCCTCCTGTGTCGTCATCCCCAGCAGACGATGCTGGTTCTACACCACATCAGGTCCACCCTCACCCTCTGCCAGACCATAGCATCTCTGAAGTGCCCCCTGCACCCGGCCCCTCAACAGACGCCCTCCCTACGTGTACTCCTCCTGCAGACGTGACTGCAAGTGGCAGTCCAGACCTCCAGTATCCAGAGGGTGGCACACTTTCTAGAGCCACAGAGGGGGATGCTGAATCAGATGAGGCGGTGAACAGCTCCATGCTCCCCCATCCAGAGGAACTTTCCCCCATTCAGCCAATGGAGCAGGAGGCGACTGAGTCCGACACAGCTGACGCCACGGAAGATGGTGTGAGCGCTCCTAGCCAGTCTGACTCGGTTGAAATGGAGTCCCCGACTGCCTCCCAAGGTTTGGTGTCGTCTGAAAGAGACCAGCCTGAAGGAGAACGCTGCTCCAGCTCCGACAGCATCCCCTCGCTGGCAGCCGCTCTGATGGAGCTGCACGAGCTGCTGGTGTCCAACAACTGTCAGTCCCAAAACCGCAGCACCTCCTGCTCCCCTTCGCATCCATTCAGACAGGACACAGACGAAGTAGCCCCCGAGCCACGCACTCCGACACCTGAAATCACCCAACCTACCCCCTCTACAGCCATTACAGCCGGTGTAGAACCAAGCGATGCCAAAGCCAaccatgctgctgctgtgtctgaTGAGGAACCATCTAAGTGTCTTGCGCCCGAGCTCTCTGGCCAGGATGAGCATCTGGGCGGAGATACAGCGCAGACTGTGGAGGGACAAGGACCGCCACAATGTCCAGATGGCTCCGGGGAGAGGAGGGCAGATCAATGTGGACAAGATGAAGCCAGTAACATCAGCATTTCTCAGCCTGAGCCAGAGGTTCCTCCTGATCCTGCCGGGGACTTGGAGATCAGGGAACCTCCTGAGGGGCAGCAGGGGAGAGGGGTCGCAGACGGAAGAGCCTCTGGCACAAACACCCCAGACACTCTCGGCCTCCAGACTGAGCACACTTTTCTCAGCCCTCTGTCGATGGCAGTGGGCTCACCAGAGGAAGTCTCTAGCACCTCTTCTCCCTCTGCCCCTCAAGCTCCCCAGCCTACATCTCCAGCCCTTCTTCTCCCTTCTCCACATCCCTTTACAGAACAATTTCCAGCTGAGCACATCCAGAGAATCCAGGCAGCAGGATTTTCTGCCAGGGAGGCTGCAGAGGCACTGGAACAAGCCCATGGGGTTGTGGAGCTTGCTCTGCTGGCACTACTAGCCCGCAGTATCACTGTGCCCACCTAG